GTCGTACTCCGCCGCGGCGGCGAGGAAGAAGCATCCGCCCGGGAAGGTGCGACCAGACGAATAGTCGAGCCACAACTGCACCAGGGCAGTCAGCCGACGGATGCCGCGGGGCTGAACCCGCGCGGGTTCGATGACCGTCGCCACGAAGATCTCGCGGGCGGCGGCCACCACGGCCAGTTGCAGCTGCTCCTTGGAGCCGAACAGCGCGGCGACGCCGCTCTTGCTCGCCCCGATCGAGCCGGCGAGACCGCCGATGGACAGGCGCTCGAGCCCGTGCACCGACGCCGTGTTGACCGCGCTCGACAGCGCGGCGCGGCGGGACTCGTCTCCCCGCGCCCGGCGGCCATCAACCTGTTGCATCTCGCCAGTTTAGTAGTACGATCGTCCGTATTGTTAGTAGTACGATCGTTCGTATTGTTCCGCAGCCGATCTGGAGGCACCGATGCCCGCCGCACTGACCACCGCCCGAGCCGCAATCGCCGCGGCATCCGCCCTGTCGCCCAGGCTCGGCGCAGAACTCGCCTTGCCGCTGTTCATGCGGGTCGGTCCGAGGATGCCGGTGCATCCGCGAGACCTGGCCACCCATGAGGCCGCTCGGCGCAGCAGCATCAGGGTGAACGGCAAACGGGTCGCGGTCTACGAGTGGGGGCGCGGCACCGAGGTGGTGCTCCTGGTGCACGGGTGGCAGGGACGCGCCTCGCAGCTCGCGTCGCTGGTGCGCGAGTTGCTCGCCGAGGGTTTCACCGTGGTGAGCTTCGATGCGCCGGCGAACGGCGACTCCGCCGGGCGCGGCACTTACATCGTCGAGTACATCGACGCGATGCGGCAGCTCGAGCGGCAGCACGGCGGCTTCCACACCGTGGTCGGGCACTCCCTCGGGCTGCTCGCCGCGCTCACCGCGATCGGTGACGGCATGCGCATCGGGCGGCTGGTCGGCCTGGCCGGGGTCGCCGAGGCGAACAGCCTGGTCGAGGGCTTCGCGTCGGTCATGCGACTGACTCCGGCGACCACCGCCGCGCTGCGAGAGGTGTTCCAGCGCCGGGTCTTCCCGGGGCAGCCGGACCTGTTCGAGCGGTTCTCGGGGCTCAAGCATCCGGTGGCCGTGCCGGTGCTGCTGGTGCACGACCGCGGCGACCGCACCGTGCCAACCAGCCAGTCAGAGGCGCTGGCAGCCGCGCACGACGGATCCCGGCTGGTGATCACCGAGGGGCTCGGGCACAATCGCATCCTCGCCGCCGACGAGACGCTCGACGCGGTACTCGAGTTCGTCAGCGCGGGCGACCGCGTTACAGCCTGACTCGCCAGCTGCGGGCGGCACGGGTTAGCCCGATCGCCCGCCACTGCCAGAACAGCCACAGCCCCACCCAGACCAGGGGTGTCACAGCTCCGGCCGAGAAGCTGAGCTGGTCGCGGTAGAGGGTGCGGCCGTCCGCGGTGGCCGAGATCGCGATGCGGTGATCCCAGGAGTCGATCACCGCGAGCGGGCCGGACAGCGCGTGCCCGGAGTCGGTCATCATCCGCACCCCGTTGCGGCGTTCTGTGAAGGCCACGTCGATGGTCTGCGTGCCGATCGGGATGGCACCGAACAGCCGGAGCGCCACCGGGTGCGGCAGCCCGGGCGTCCAGCGGTCGGGAAACCCGGCGACGGTCAGCGACTCGAAGGTGGCGAGCGGGGCGGACACCGCGCGGAACGCCTCCGGTCGCGCGATCGCGGCCCACGCGGCATCCGGTTGGCAATTAAGAACCAGCTTCAGCCGCACCCGCATGACGCGCTATTTGCCCGGCCGGCCGGCCTCGGTCACCGAGACATCCGTGCGGTGGAAATTCTGGAACGACCGGGATGCCGTCGGCCCCCGCTGCCCGTGATACCGCGAGCCGTACACGCTCGAGCCGTAGGGGTACTCGGCCGCGGAACTCAGCCGGAAGAAGCAGAGCTGCCCGATCTTCATGCCGGGCCAGAGCTTGATCGGCAGGGTGGCCACGTTGCTCAGCTCGAGCGTGACGTGACCGCTGAAGCCGGGGTCGATGAAGCCGGCGGTGGAGTGGGTCAGCAGGCCGAGCCGGCCGAGCGAGCTCTTGCCCTCGAGCCGCGCCGCGACGTCGTCCGGCAGGGTGATCTGCTCGTAGGTGGCGCCCAGCACGAACTCGCCGGGGTGCAGGATGAACGCCTCGTCGGGCATCGTCTCGACCATGTGGGTCAGCTCCGGCTGGTCCTCGGCGGGGTCGATATAGGGGTACTTGTGGTTGTCGAACAGCCGAAAGAAGCGGTCGAGCCGCACGTCGACGCTCGACGGTTGCACCATCTCGAGCTCGAGTGGATCGAGCCCGATCCGGCCCGCGTCGATCTCCGCCTTGATGTCCCGGTCCGATAGCAGCACGTGCCTAGCCTAGTAACGACGAGGGGCACCGGATGTCGCCATCCGATGCCCCTCGAAGCGTTGAGCGTGTCAGCCCATGGCTAGACGGTGGTGTACCCGCCGTCGACCAGCACATAGGCGCCGGTCATGAAGCTCGCCTTGTCGGAGAGCAGGAACGTGGTGACGTTCGCGATCTCCTCCGGCTGGCCCAGCCGGCCCAGCGGGTGCTTGCCCTTCAGCCCGGCGAGCACCTCCTCTGGCGCGGTCTTCAGCAGCGGGGTGTCGATGTAGCCAGGGCCGACCGCGTTGATGCGGAGGCCCTGGGCACCGTACTCGGCGGCGGCGTTCTTGGTGAGGCCGACCACCGCGTGCTTGGTGGCGGTGTACGCCGAGTTGCCGAGCGCTGCAACCGTGCCGTGGATCGACGCCATGTTCACGATCGCGCCCTCGGCGGCGCCGGCCTTCAGGATCTCGGGGATCTGGTAGCGCATGCCGTAGAGCACGCCGCTGAGGTTGATGCCGATGACGCGGTCCCAGTCCTCGAGGTCAATCTCACCGGTCGGGGCATTGGCGCCGCCGATGCCGGCGTTGTTGACCGCGTAGTTGAGGCCACCGAAGGTCTCGACGGCGAAGTCGACGGCCTTCTTGCTGTCGTCGGCCACCATGGTGTTGGCCTTGAAGGGTGCGGCGCTGCCACCGGCGGCCTTGATCTCGTCGACGACCCGGGTCGCGGCATCCAGGTTGATGTCGACGACGACCACGTTCACGCCGTTCTGGGCGAGGTCCTTGCTGATCGCCTCGCCGAGCCCCGAACCGCCGCCGGTTACCAGTGCTGTCTTGCCTTCGAAGTTACCCATGATGTGTCCTCCTGCGCGGGATTGTGTCCTGCAGTCATTGAATCCTGACCGACCGGTTCCGGCCCGTCATTGATAGCTAACTCGCAGTTCGGCCGGTTTATTCCATACTTATGCATAAAACTGAGCAGTCGACAATTCGGCCTCGCATTGGGAACGCCGCGATAGGATAGGGCAGTCGTCATCTCTGGATGCCGCACGCGGATGTAGTTCAATGGCAGAACTTCAGCTTCCCAAGCTGATAGCGCGGGTTCGATTCCCGTCATCCGCTCCACGTGTCAATTCTCAGGCTATGCGACACCTCACCGCTGTCGATCGCAAAGATAGTTTTCGTAACGCACAGATAGTTTTCGTAACGCAAGGTAGTTTTCGTAGCGACCTTCCCTCACTATCCGACGGTGGTGTCATTCGCGTCGCCGTCGCCCGCGACGCTGATCACCGGACGGGCCAGTTACCAAAGTAAATCGACTCAAGACTTGTCGCGGTTGAGGTTCCTTGACCGGGCACATCAACGGGCGGGGCTTGCGGGAATTGGGAGAAGACAGTTCGTCCATGCCAACGTTTTCAAAGCGGGTCCGCGTGCGCAACCGTATCGGCGCGTTCAGCAGGAGCCGAGCGGCAGCCCGTTCAACGTCCCGTCACCGCGACGTCTGCTCAGCGACCGGCGTATACATCTCCAGCTGGGTGCGCAGGGAGGTCCGGGCGCGATGGTATCGACTACGCACTGTTCCTTCCTTCATCCTGAGCACTCGGCTGGCCTCCGCCAGGGTGAGTCCGTCCCAGTGGTGGAGCCGGATGATTTCTCCATCTACCTCGTCGAGAGTGCGGAGCGCGGCGTGGAGACCGTCGAAGTCAGGGACGTCCACAAAGCCCGGGCGTGCCGTCACGGCAAGGAGGCTCCGCAGTCGATCGACTAGGGCGTGCTGGCGTGTCTTCCCGCGGTAGTGATGCAGCAGTACGTTTCGCGCGATGCCGAACATCCAAGGACGTACCTCATCATCCTCTGAGGGAAGTGCTGCCGCGCGCTTCCACAGGACGAGGAGCGTCTCCGCCAGCAGATCGGCGGCATCGTCGGGCGGGTCCACTCTGCGCGCAAAGTAGGACAGCAGCACGGGAGAATTGGCGGTGACGGCATCCTCGATGCGCTTCGTCGTCTGACCCGCGCGAGCTCTCACTGATCCTCCGGCACACAAGTCATGCCCCAACCGTCGACCGCGCGGGATGCGCCTGCTTCACTAAGCCACAGCACCCCGGGGAACGTCGCATCCGCGAAGGACTCGATGACGGGGGCGAGCGCGTTGCTGACGCGGACTTCCCCGCCGGGATCGTCTTTCATGGGACCTGCGTTGTCGTACAGACGCTGGCCGAGGCCAGACCAGTCGTGAGATGCGATAGCGGCGTCCAAAACTTGCCGGTCACCGGGCTGCGGGTTTCGCAATTCAATCCACACTCGACAGGTCTCTACGTGACCGCCCTCCGCGATCCAACCAACGGGGATCGGTACCTCACTCCGGATGTTCTCCAGCGGCATGCTCACACCACCCCAGTGAGACATCATGACCGTCGCCGTGCCCGCCCCTGCTGTCAGGACGAGGGCACCGCCCGCCAGCAGGGTCGGTAGAGCCCAACGTGGCCGCGGTAACCTTCCTCGCCGAACCCGTGCAGGCATTGTCTGCATAGCCGCGCGCTCAGCTTCCTTTGTAATCGCTTGCGGAATGGGCGCAACCGCGGACTGCAGCAGGCCATCTAGCTCTGTATCGTTCACCGAATCCTCCCGGGGTTATTACCTACTCATTCCCGGCTACGCCTTGATCGTTGCACGCCTCTGGTAACGAGGTGTTTGCCGCGGCCGTGGCCACCGCTCGCTGTGGTTCTCACAGCCCTCCCTGTAGGCCTGACAATCGCCCGGTTAGGGTCCCGCTCGCGGGTGGTTGGCTGAAGGATGCGCGAATCTGCTGCCCTTCCCGCTTTGAGTGACCGGATAGTCTCGACGAATGGCGACGCGTACCTGGACCGTGCGAACTCGAGACGCGTTGGCCGCGGCGACCGTCTGGCTACCATTCCTTACGTTCCTCATGACATGGGTGTTGTGGGCAGATGATCTGCCTACAACAGTGACGCTTCGGAACGACTTGAATAGCGAGAATGCCGCTGCGCTACCGGTCTGGCTCATTGCCATTGGACTCGGAGTGGTTCTCCTTGGCGCGGGCATCGGTGCGAGCAGCGTGGTGCCGGAGGGTCCCAATGATTCTTCGAGCAGGCGAACTCCGTTGTTTTGGGCAGGAGCGGTCGCCGGTTTCACCTGCGCAATCTGGATCTTTCAGTCCTGGGCTGCAATGTATCCACCGGCAGATCCATCGCGCTTCAATGCACTTGCCGGCTTTGCGACCATCGGTGCAGCACTCTATGGGTTGCTCCCGTTCTCCATCTCGAAGCCTCCATCACAAGACACTTTGGAGCATGATTCCGAAGAATCAGGCGATAGCTCAGGAGCTCCTTAGAGCAAACTGCGCAGCCGCGCCAATATTTTCGGAATCTGAGGCGAATCCCAACAGCCGGCGACACTACCGCCATGTAAATCGAAGGGCGCGAACTCGTGGGCTGAAGTGCCCGCTGAGCGTCCGTCACACTGGATGTTTTGCGGCGAGGAGCCATGGACTTGTCCAGCGTTAGCTTCTTCGCTCGGTCAACGCACTCTCACTGCTACAAGTTCTTCCCGCCCGACGCCACCCCTAGCGAGTGGGTCCTGCCATTCAACACGGAGCGGTCTTGGTCCGACCCTTGGCCCGGCGAGGCTGCTAGATTGCCCGCATGACGGACGATCATCCCGCAACCTCAGCCCAGCCCTACTCGGGCCGGGCGATCGGGGCCCTCGTCGTTGGGCTCGCGTCGATTGTGCTCGTGTCCGTGTCAATATGGCTCGGCCTCGTCGTTGCGGCCGCGGCGGTTGTTCTTGCGTTGGCGAGTCGCCGTGAGCTCAAAGCGCGGCCTGACCTTCGCGGTTTTCGTCTTTCCCTAGCAGCCTTCTTGGCTGGCGCGGGTGTGCTGCTATTCAACGGGCTTCCACTCCTCATTTCGATCACACTTGTGACTGTCGCAACAGGGCTACACGAGAGCTTCTGACCTGGAGCAATCGATGCCGTCTTCTCCCGAAGAAGCACTCCGCTTTCAGGAGGCTCATCAAGCGAAGCATCCCAACGGTCTGCAGATACCGGTGTACAAATGCGGCCGGCCTATTCGCCCCAGCAGTCGGCGCGCTTGTCTGGTATGTCGCCGGACGGCACCCCTTTTGGCCGCCCGATGAGCGTCCGGCTTGCGAGCGCGTCGGCAAACGTTCCGCTACGGGAATCCGTTCCCAGTTCGATCTCGGGGCCAGCTCCTCCGCGTCGCTGGGCCCCATAGGGTGGCCTCATGAGCCTGCAGTCCGATGATCTGCTCACCGGCCCCCGTGGAAGACGGCTGTGTCTTGCGTTCGCGCTGCAAGGATGGGATCCAAGGCGTGGTCCCCTTGACGGGCTCCGCGAAGCCGTGTTCTTCGCCTCCTTTGCTCTCGACCCTGGACGTGGCACATCAGCGAGAGTGCTTTTCGGGGCAGGTGCGGACCAGCCGCCGCCACAGCCTTCACCCAAAGACGTAGGGCGCATTCTGGAAGATGTCCCGCTTGCAGAGACCAACGAACGCACCCTGCTGT
This Salinibacterium sp. ZJ450 DNA region includes the following protein-coding sequences:
- a CDS encoding TetR/AcrR family transcriptional regulator, with product MQQVDGRRARGDESRRAALSSAVNTASVHGLERLSIGGLAGSIGASKSGVAALFGSKEQLQLAVVAAAREIFVATVIEPARVQPRGIRRLTALVQLWLDYSSGRTFPGGCFFLAAAAEYDSQPGPVRDAVVAALAEWDGYLTASIRFAIEQRELPLLDDAEQLAFEMLALTAEANSRSLLQDSDVPYARARAAMSARLLMLGADPAVLREGGLG
- a CDS encoding alpha/beta fold hydrolase — translated: MPAALTTARAAIAAASALSPRLGAELALPLFMRVGPRMPVHPRDLATHEAARRSSIRVNGKRVAVYEWGRGTEVVLLVHGWQGRASQLASLVRELLAEGFTVVSFDAPANGDSAGRGTYIVEYIDAMRQLERQHGGFHTVVGHSLGLLAALTAIGDGMRIGRLVGLAGVAEANSLVEGFASVMRLTPATTAALREVFQRRVFPGQPDLFERFSGLKHPVAVPVLLVHDRGDRTVPTSQSEALAAAHDGSRLVITEGLGHNRILAADETLDAVLEFVSAGDRVTA
- the dcd gene encoding dCTP deaminase; its protein translation is MLLSDRDIKAEIDAGRIGLDPLELEMVQPSSVDVRLDRFFRLFDNHKYPYIDPAEDQPELTHMVETMPDEAFILHPGEFVLGATYEQITLPDDVAARLEGKSSLGRLGLLTHSTAGFIDPGFSGHVTLELSNVATLPIKLWPGMKIGQLCFFRLSSAAEYPYGSSVYGSRYHGQRGPTASRSFQNFHRTDVSVTEAGRPGK
- a CDS encoding SDR family NAD(P)-dependent oxidoreductase — translated: MGNFEGKTALVTGGGSGLGEAISKDLAQNGVNVVVVDINLDAATRVVDEIKAAGGSAAPFKANTMVADDSKKAVDFAVETFGGLNYAVNNAGIGGANAPTGEIDLEDWDRVIGINLSGVLYGMRYQIPEILKAGAAEGAIVNMASIHGTVAALGNSAYTATKHAVVGLTKNAAAEYGAQGLRINAVGPGYIDTPLLKTAPEEVLAGLKGKHPLGRLGQPEEIANVTTFLLSDKASFMTGAYVLVDGGYTTV
- a CDS encoding RNA polymerase sigma factor, with protein sequence MRARAGQTTKRIEDAVTANSPVLLSYFARRVDPPDDAADLLAETLLVLWKRAAALPSEDDEVRPWMFGIARNVLLHHYRGKTRQHALVDRLRSLLAVTARPGFVDVPDFDGLHAALRTLDEVDGEIIRLHHWDGLTLAEASRVLRMKEGTVRSRYHRARTSLRTQLEMYTPVAEQTSR